The proteins below come from a single Juglans regia cultivar Chandler chromosome 12, Walnut 2.0, whole genome shotgun sequence genomic window:
- the LOC118343975 gene encoding uncharacterized protein LOC118343975: MTTESPRFLDFNNPTNPYRLDHGDNPSLPLVPDLLTIENYTTWSRAMCRALRAKNKLGFIDGTFSKPKDPKDPLHEAWERCNDLVVSWLHNSINPAFKSSIALVDDAQQIWNELKDRFTQQNGHRIFHLKKALTGLQQDSDSVNTYFGKLKTLWDELLIYEPMPACTCGQLAVLIDHYQRDCVIQFLMGLNATYNVTRDQIMLMDPLPPINKIFSMIQQQEIQHSMLSSLPSPDSMALAIKQPHFNYKSFSKTSQPPKRDRPYCSYCKISGHLLDNCFKAGNAQPPTCTHCHMTGHIAEKCYKKHGYPPGHKLHDKNKPYHHTSANMTSLEPDSSPENTLTFTKDQYQQILSLLQSREATIANHSINTAMTDCNSSPAMNGPFVMDHDWHG, translated from the exons ATGACTACTGAATCACCTCGTTTTCTTGATTTCAATAACCCCACCAACCCATACAGACTTGACCATGGTGATAATCCTTCCCTCCCCTTAGTTCCAGACCTTCTTACCATCGAAAATTATACTACCTGGTCCAGAGCCATGTGCAGAGCTTTGCGTGCCAAAAATAAACTTGGGTTTATTGATGGCACCTTCTCCAAACCTAAAGATCCAAAGGACCCTTTACATGAAGCATGGGAACGTTGCAATGACCTGGTTGTATCCTGGCTTCACAACTCTATCAACCCAGCCTTCAAATCAAGCATTGCCTTGGTGGATGATGCTCAACAAATCTGGAATGAACTTAAAGATCGATTCACCCAACAAAATGGCCATCGTATCTTCCACTTGAAGAAAGCTTTGACAGGTTTGCAACAAGACAGTGATTCTGTCAATACCTATTTTGGTAAGCTTAAAACCCTATGGGATGAGCTCCTTATATATGAACCTATGCCTGCTTGTACATGTGGTCAGCTTGCTGTTTTAATTGATCATTATCAACGAGATTGTGTTATACAATTTCTCATGGGTCTAAATGCAACTTATAATGTAACCCGAGACCAAATCATGCTTATGGACCCATTACCacccatcaacaaaattttcTCAATGATTCAACAGCAAGAAATACAACACTCTATGCTATCTAGTCTACCATCCCCTGATTCCATGGCTCTTGCCATAAAACAACCTCACTTCAACTAcaaatccttttccaaaacaTCTCAACCACCAAAGCGTGACAGACCTTATTGTTCTTACTGCAAAATTTCTGGACACTTACTTGATAATTGTTTCAAAGCTGGCAATGCCCAACCCCCAACTTGCACACACTGTCATATGACAGGACATATAGCAGAAAAATGCTATAAAAAGCATGGTTATCCTCCAGGCCATAAGTTGCATGACAAAAATAAACCATACCACCATACATCTGCCAATATGACATCCCTCGAGCCAGACTCTTCACCAGAAAATACATTAACCTTCACCAAAGATCAGTACCAGCAGATTTTATCTCTATTGCAGTCAAGAGAAGCTACCATTGCCAATCATTCAATCAACACAGCCATGACAGATTGTAATTCTTCCCCTGCCATGAATG GACCTTTTGTCATGGACCACGATTGGCATGGGTGA